A genome region from Microcella alkaliphila includes the following:
- a CDS encoding sensor histidine kinase — protein MVGRWSLQRRLIAGILALLALATLGIGLISTVAVRSALVAQLDDELREVSSRVQFVVGTRPADPRLGFTPGLPVGSLIAFVSPGGRVSAAYLDEAATVQELSPLQLRVLADTSLDRPRTVRFPGISGEFRVLATELPSGSTLLVGLSTSEVVKTTSRLGAVITIILVGTLTVAAVLGREVVRLGLGPLTRIRETATQISRQPLDRGAVDLRDRIAQIDTDPDTEVGQLGVAFARMLVHVQRSLDAREASEQKVRRFVADASHELRTPLAAIRGYSELTRRGGHELPEDVRHALSRIESESVRMSGLVDDLLLLARLDEGRQLAREPVDLGRVLVDAVADARATSPDHAWVVRVPEQPVTVLGDQPRLHQAVANLLANARVHTPPGTEVTAALGTLEGRAIVTVTDTGPGIPEEVQPVLFERFARADTSRSRATGSTGLGLAITAAIVRAHDGVVDAVSEPGQTVFRVRLPLAPDA, from the coding sequence ATGGTCGGCCGGTGGTCGCTGCAGCGCCGGCTCATCGCGGGGATCCTCGCGCTGCTCGCGCTCGCCACCCTCGGCATCGGCCTCATCAGCACGGTCGCCGTGCGTTCCGCCCTCGTCGCCCAGCTCGACGACGAGCTGCGCGAGGTGTCGAGCCGTGTGCAGTTCGTCGTCGGCACCCGCCCCGCCGACCCCCGCCTGGGCTTCACGCCGGGTCTCCCGGTCGGCAGCCTCATCGCGTTCGTGTCGCCGGGCGGACGGGTGAGCGCCGCCTACCTCGACGAGGCGGCGACCGTGCAAGAACTCTCGCCGCTGCAGCTGCGCGTGCTCGCCGACACGAGCCTCGACCGGCCCCGCACCGTCCGGTTCCCGGGCATCAGCGGAGAGTTCCGCGTGCTCGCGACGGAACTGCCGAGCGGTTCGACGCTGCTCGTCGGCCTGTCGACGAGCGAGGTGGTGAAGACGACCAGCCGTCTCGGCGCCGTCATCACGATCATCCTCGTGGGAACCCTCACCGTGGCCGCCGTCTTGGGGCGCGAGGTGGTGCGTTTGGGGCTCGGGCCGCTGACGCGCATCCGCGAGACGGCCACGCAGATCTCCCGTCAACCGCTCGATAGGGGCGCCGTCGATTTGCGCGACCGGATCGCCCAGATCGACACCGACCCCGACACCGAGGTCGGCCAACTCGGCGTCGCATTCGCACGGATGCTCGTGCACGTTCAGCGCTCGCTGGACGCCCGCGAGGCGAGCGAGCAGAAGGTGCGCCGCTTCGTTGCCGACGCGAGCCACGAGTTGCGCACGCCGCTCGCCGCGATCCGCGGCTACAGCGAGCTGACGCGCCGCGGGGGCCACGAGCTGCCCGAGGACGTGCGCCACGCGCTCAGCCGCATCGAGAGCGAGTCAGTGCGCATGTCGGGGCTGGTCGACGACCTGCTGCTACTGGCCCGCCTGGACGAGGGGCGCCAGCTCGCCCGAGAGCCCGTCGATCTCGGACGCGTCCTCGTCGACGCCGTGGCGGATGCGCGGGCCACGTCCCCCGATCACGCCTGGGTCGTGCGCGTGCCCGAGCAGCCGGTGACGGTGCTCGGAGATCAGCCGCGCCTGCACCAGGCGGTCGCAAATCTGCTCGCCAACGCGCGCGTGCACACGCCTCCCGGCACCGAGGTGACGGCCGCGCTCGGCACGCTCGAGGGCCGCGCGATCGTCACGGTGACGGACACGGGCCCCGGCATCCCGGAGGAGGTGCAGCCGGTGCTGTTTGAACGCTTCGCGCGCGCCGATACCTCGCGCTCTCGTGCCACCGGATCCACGGGGCTGGGCCTCGCCATTACGGCCGCTATCGTGCGCGCTCACGACGGCGTCGTCGATGCCGTCTCGGAGCCGGGCCAGACCGTGTTCCGCGTACGGCTGCCTCTCGCGCCGGACGCCTAG
- a CDS encoding response regulator transcription factor has product MTETDTLPEPPRLTRPDGSPVRALVVDDEPSLADLVSMALRYEGWDVRTALTGEDAVTEGHTFAPDIVVLDIMLPDIDGLEVMKRMRTDGRDVPVLFLTAKDAVDDRVAGLTAGGDDYVTKPFSLEELVARLRGLIRRSASVVSEKADPEIRVGDLVLNEESYEVRRGDTEIELTATEFELLRYLMRNPRRVLSKAQILDRVWSYDFGGRSSIVEIYISYLRKKIDTLGPAMIHTVRGVGYLIKPVS; this is encoded by the coding sequence ATGACCGAGACAGACACTCTCCCTGAACCGCCGCGCCTGACCCGCCCTGACGGCTCGCCCGTGCGCGCGCTCGTCGTCGACGACGAACCCTCGCTCGCGGACCTCGTCTCGATGGCGCTGCGCTACGAAGGCTGGGATGTTCGCACCGCGTTGACGGGGGAGGACGCGGTCACCGAGGGGCACACCTTCGCCCCCGACATCGTCGTGCTCGACATCATGCTGCCCGACATCGACGGCCTCGAGGTGATGAAGCGGATGCGCACCGACGGCCGCGACGTGCCCGTGCTGTTCCTCACGGCGAAGGACGCGGTCGACGACCGGGTCGCCGGCCTCACCGCGGGCGGCGACGACTACGTCACAAAGCCGTTCAGCCTCGAAGAGCTGGTGGCCCGCCTGCGCGGGCTCATCCGCCGCAGCGCGAGCGTCGTGAGCGAGAAGGCCGACCCCGAGATTCGCGTCGGCGACCTCGTCCTGAACGAGGAGAGCTATGAGGTGCGCCGCGGCGACACCGAGATCGAGCTCACCGCCACCGAGTTCGAGCTGCTGCGCTACCTCATGCGTAACCCGCGCCGCGTGCTGTCGAAGGCGCAGATCCTCGATCGGGTGTGGAGCTACGACTTCGGCGGCCGCTCCAGCATCGTCGAGATCTACATCTCGTACCTCCGCAAGAAGATCGACACGCTCGGCCCGGCGATGATCCACACGGTGCGCGGCGTCGGCTACCTGATCAAGCCGGTCTCGTAA
- a CDS encoding sugar phosphate isomerase/epimerase family protein — protein sequence MNTHPVTLFTGQWADLSLDEVAKHASDWGYDGLEIAASGEHLDVQRAVEDDAYLQGRLDILDRHGLKLYAISHHLAGQAVCDDPIDFRHEAILSSRVWGNGEPEEVRQRAAEELKLTARAARRLGVNTVVGFTGSSIWPYVAMFPPVPASVIDAGYEDFARRWNPILDVFDSEGVRFAHEVHPGEIAYDYWTSVRSLDAIDRREAFGFNWDPSHMMWQNIDPVGFIVDFADRIYHVDCKDTRLHPRNGRAGVLGSHLAWGDPKRAWDFVSTGHGDVPWEDSFRALKAIGYTGPISIEWEDAGMSRLHGAAQAVKFVRSLLWDLPEQSFDAAFSNQD from the coding sequence ATGAACACGCATCCCGTTACCTTATTCACGGGCCAATGGGCTGACCTAAGTCTCGACGAGGTCGCGAAGCACGCGAGCGATTGGGGCTATGACGGGCTCGAGATCGCGGCCTCAGGTGAGCACCTCGATGTGCAGCGTGCTGTCGAGGACGACGCCTACTTGCAAGGGCGGCTAGACATCCTTGACCGCCACGGGCTGAAGCTCTACGCGATCTCGCATCACTTGGCAGGGCAGGCCGTCTGTGACGATCCGATCGACTTCCGCCACGAGGCCATCCTGTCCAGTCGAGTATGGGGAAACGGCGAGCCGGAGGAAGTCAGGCAGCGCGCCGCGGAGGAGCTGAAGCTCACCGCCCGTGCCGCCCGTCGACTGGGCGTCAATACGGTTGTCGGCTTCACGGGCTCCAGCATTTGGCCTTACGTGGCAATGTTTCCGCCGGTGCCAGCCAGCGTGATCGATGCCGGTTACGAGGACTTCGCGCGCCGCTGGAACCCCATCCTGGACGTATTCGATAGCGAGGGTGTGCGCTTCGCGCATGAGGTGCATCCCGGCGAGATCGCATACGACTACTGGACGAGCGTGCGGAGTCTCGACGCGATCGATCGTCGCGAGGCCTTCGGCTTCAATTGGGATCCGAGTCACATGATGTGGCAAAACATCGATCCCGTGGGTTTCATCGTCGACTTCGCCGACCGCATTTACCACGTGGATTGTAAGGACACGCGGCTACACCCGCGCAACGGCCGTGCCGGCGTCCTTGGTTCTCATCTGGCCTGGGGCGATCCGAAGCGTGCTTGGGATTTCGTCTCGACTGGGCACGGCGACGTTCCATGGGAGGACTCATTCCGCGCTCTGAAGGCAATCGGCTACACCGGACCGATTTCGATTGAGTGGGAGGACGCCGGAATGAGTCGTCTGCACGGCGCCGCGCAGGCGGTGAAGTTCGTGCGATCACTCCTGTGGGACTTGCCTGAGCAATCGTTCGACGCGGCCTTCTCGAACCAAGACTGA
- a CDS encoding Gfo/Idh/MocA family protein: MRAGIIGGGFMALVHARALRALGVEVAGVASSSQASAVMAAERIGATRAFPTVGELIASSDVEVVHVCSPNSTHATFAAQAVAAGKAVVCEKPLATTVEDALRLARAASEAGVPTAVPFVYRFYPVVREIRARVMRGDIGRPLLLHGSYLQDWLADPAETDWRVSSTLGGASRAFADIGVHWCDVVEFVTGQRITRLNAKMTTAFGSRGNEPESVETEDIVTMMFETDGQASGSLMVSQVSSGRKNRLAFSIDGEAGALAFNQEEPNTLWAGSTTENRIIHTGSSAMSLGDVQRLTLLPPGHPQGYQDAFNAFLADAYGRFEGLPVRDVPTFEDGLRAALLTDAVTRSSQLESWVDVSSLTRVAAPVSSVQAPVS; this comes from the coding sequence GTGAGGGCGGGAATCATCGGCGGCGGGTTCATGGCGCTCGTTCACGCGAGAGCACTGCGCGCGCTGGGCGTTGAGGTCGCGGGCGTCGCAAGTTCGTCTCAAGCCAGTGCTGTCATGGCTGCGGAGCGCATAGGCGCTACTCGAGCCTTTCCCACGGTGGGCGAACTCATCGCGTCGTCCGACGTCGAGGTCGTCCACGTCTGCTCGCCGAACTCTACTCACGCCACCTTCGCAGCACAGGCTGTGGCGGCGGGCAAGGCCGTCGTGTGCGAAAAACCACTTGCGACGACCGTCGAGGACGCTCTTCGCTTGGCACGCGCTGCGTCGGAAGCTGGCGTTCCCACGGCGGTCCCTTTCGTCTATCGTTTTTACCCAGTGGTTCGCGAAATTCGAGCCCGGGTCATGCGAGGCGACATCGGTCGTCCGCTTCTGCTGCATGGCTCGTATTTGCAGGATTGGCTGGCAGACCCCGCTGAGACCGATTGGCGCGTGAGTTCCACGCTCGGTGGAGCATCTCGTGCTTTCGCCGACATCGGGGTTCATTGGTGTGACGTGGTCGAGTTTGTGACTGGCCAGAGGATCACCCGCTTGAACGCAAAGATGACCACGGCCTTCGGTAGTCGAGGTAACGAGCCTGAGAGCGTCGAGACAGAGGACATCGTGACCATGATGTTCGAGACCGATGGGCAGGCGTCGGGCTCACTCATGGTTAGCCAAGTGTCATCCGGTCGCAAGAACCGACTCGCTTTCTCGATCGACGGCGAGGCTGGAGCCCTCGCGTTTAACCAAGAAGAACCCAACACACTTTGGGCAGGTTCCACGACCGAGAACCGCATCATCCACACTGGATCCAGTGCAATGTCTCTTGGGGATGTGCAGAGGCTCACATTGCTCCCTCCCGGCCACCCGCAGGGATATCAAGACGCTTTCAACGCTTTTCTCGCAGATGCGTATGGTCGCTTCGAAGGTTTGCCTGTCCGTGACGTTCCGACGTTTGAAGATGGCCTTCGGGCCGCGCTTCTCACGGATGCGGTGACTCGCTCGTCTCAGCTTGAGTCGTGGGTCGACGTGAGTTCGTTGACGCGGGTGGCAGCGCCGGTGTCATCTGTTCAAGCGCCAGTCTCCTGA
- a CDS encoding sugar phosphate isomerase/epimerase family protein produces MTTVGLSSFVLASPFSSHDAESFDLVRDMGYDLIEVCIEDPSLISADWIARQAERTQLRVSICGAFGFDRDASSPDQSRRDLATDYLRLCIDIAAEVGSPHVAGPMYAETGRTQLLPEAERAKQRLRAAETLRGVADYGAEKGVRLAIEPLNRFETDLINTLDQAAELCALIDRPNVGIMIDSFHMNIEEKKLGDAIRRHRELIFHVQASENDRGAPGSGHIDWEEFFSALHDIEYEGAVVVESFLPTVDSIARAVSLWRPVADSMDQLARDGLSFVTSQLALRKGRRT; encoded by the coding sequence ATGACGACGGTCGGGCTTAGCAGCTTTGTCTTGGCGTCGCCGTTCTCCTCTCACGACGCTGAGTCCTTCGATTTGGTGAGGGATATGGGTTACGACCTCATCGAGGTATGTATCGAGGACCCGAGCCTTATCTCTGCTGACTGGATCGCACGGCAAGCCGAGCGCACGCAGCTCCGTGTGAGCATCTGCGGCGCGTTCGGTTTCGATCGTGACGCTTCGTCCCCTGATCAGTCACGTCGCGACTTGGCGACCGACTATCTTCGACTATGTATCGACATTGCCGCAGAGGTTGGCTCGCCCCACGTGGCTGGGCCGATGTATGCCGAGACCGGTCGCACTCAGCTGCTACCCGAGGCCGAGCGAGCAAAGCAGCGCTTGCGAGCCGCGGAGACGCTGCGTGGAGTTGCCGACTATGGTGCCGAGAAGGGCGTCCGTCTCGCGATCGAACCGTTGAATAGGTTCGAGACCGACCTCATCAACACCCTTGATCAGGCTGCGGAGCTGTGCGCGTTGATTGACCGACCCAACGTCGGGATCATGATCGATTCGTTTCACATGAACATCGAAGAGAAGAAACTCGGAGATGCCATTCGACGACATCGGGAATTGATCTTCCACGTGCAAGCCTCAGAGAACGACCGTGGCGCGCCCGGCAGCGGCCATATCGACTGGGAGGAATTCTTCTCCGCGCTCCACGACATCGAATACGAGGGGGCGGTCGTCGTGGAGTCATTCTTGCCAACCGTCGATTCGATTGCTCGCGCCGTGTCGTTATGGCGGCCGGTGGCCGACTCGATGGACCAGCTCGCTCGCGACGGGCTGTCGTTCGTCACGTCCCAGCTTGCTTTGCGAAAGGGGCGGCGGACGTGA
- a CDS encoding sugar phosphate isomerase/epimerase family protein, producing the protein MFRYTYNTLVYGDEPLAKSIERVAHDGYDGVEIVGEPAVMSLPDITAALEANGIAASSIVSIYTSERDIVSSSPSVRRAAVDYVKANIEFASALSANTVTFTPTACMKISPEADVEQEWEWARSAAIELASFAGQAGVTLALEPWNRYETYLINRTEQALRLIDEVDSPHFKYMADTFHMSIEEADIADSLRAAGSALGHVHLADSNRAAPGYGHTDFVPIMRAILDIGYTGWISYELLPAAGDVWGVLSGSGAPEFKEPYTRESIRHTKAIVESLMGGQSHDDGRA; encoded by the coding sequence GTGTTTCGCTATACATACAACACGCTCGTCTATGGTGACGAGCCGCTCGCAAAGAGTATTGAGCGAGTCGCTCACGACGGTTACGACGGCGTTGAGATCGTGGGAGAGCCGGCGGTGATGTCTTTGCCGGACATCACCGCCGCCTTGGAGGCCAACGGGATTGCGGCATCCTCCATCGTGAGCATCTATACATCCGAGCGAGACATTGTCAGCTCCTCGCCTAGTGTGCGCCGAGCGGCCGTCGACTACGTAAAGGCCAACATCGAATTCGCCTCGGCGCTCTCCGCGAATACTGTGACATTCACACCCACCGCGTGCATGAAGATCTCGCCGGAAGCTGACGTGGAACAGGAATGGGAGTGGGCGCGATCGGCGGCAATTGAGCTCGCTTCATTCGCCGGGCAGGCTGGGGTCACCCTGGCGCTCGAGCCCTGGAACCGCTACGAGACCTACCTGATCAATCGGACGGAGCAAGCCCTTCGTCTCATCGACGAAGTGGATAGCCCTCATTTCAAGTACATGGCGGACACTTTCCACATGTCGATCGAGGAAGCAGATATCGCCGACTCATTGCGTGCCGCTGGGAGCGCGCTCGGTCATGTGCATCTCGCCGATAGCAATCGCGCCGCACCAGGTTATGGGCACACAGATTTCGTGCCCATCATGAGGGCGATTCTCGACATCGGTTACACCGGGTGGATTTCATACGAGTTGCTTCCTGCCGCTGGCGATGTCTGGGGCGTGCTTTCAGGGTCGGGTGCTCCCGAGTTCAAGGAGCCATACACTCGCGAGTCGATCCGTCATACGAAGGCGATCGTCGAGAGCCTGATGGGTGGGCAGTCTCATGACGACGGTCGGGCTTAG
- a CDS encoding carbohydrate ABC transporter permease: MAIAISATMVFIAPILWMVTTAFKTGNQAFSADVQWFFIPTLDNFARVLTGSNFSFALVNSLQVSIFSSFIAIVLASGIAYPLARFDIRGKAGIAGTILSFRIIPPIVTIIPLFLVMRTIGLNGTLASIIILHVFMNLPLAVWLLRGFFEDVPKEIEEAAHIDGLGHVQTFVRIVVPLAMPGIAATALLCFVFSWNEFLFASILSSAGSQTVTVALTQYVTPVGTQWTQIMAAGTLVAIPVWIAALSAQKYLVRGLTFGAVK; this comes from the coding sequence ATGGCAATCGCGATCAGCGCCACCATGGTTTTCATCGCTCCGATTTTGTGGATGGTCACGACCGCGTTCAAGACCGGCAATCAGGCGTTCAGTGCCGACGTTCAGTGGTTCTTCATTCCGACTTTGGACAACTTCGCTCGGGTGCTAACCGGCTCGAACTTCTCCTTTGCTCTGGTGAACAGCCTGCAGGTCTCGATATTTTCATCATTTATTGCCATCGTTCTCGCGTCCGGTATCGCGTACCCACTCGCTCGCTTTGATATTCGGGGCAAAGCGGGAATCGCTGGAACAATTCTCTCCTTTCGTATCATCCCACCGATTGTCACGATCATTCCGCTCTTCTTGGTAATGAGGACTATTGGGCTGAATGGAACGCTTGCTTCTATAATCATTCTTCATGTATTCATGAACCTTCCGCTCGCGGTCTGGCTGCTGAGGGGCTTCTTCGAGGATGTTCCGAAGGAAATTGAGGAGGCCGCGCACATCGACGGGCTAGGACACGTCCAGACATTCGTTCGAATCGTCGTGCCGCTAGCTATGCCAGGCATCGCGGCGACAGCGCTTCTCTGCTTTGTCTTCTCATGGAATGAGTTCTTGTTTGCCAGCATCCTTTCCAGCGCGGGCAGCCAGACAGTCACGGTTGCGCTTACTCAGTATGTGACGCCAGTCGGAACTCAATGGACGCAGATCATGGCGGCTGGAACTCTCGTCGCGATTCCGGTTTGGATCGCCGCGTTGAGCGCACAGAAGTACCTGGTTCGTGGGTTGACTTTCGGTGCTGTGAAGTAA
- a CDS encoding carbohydrate ABC transporter permease codes for MSPGLLFLAAIAIYPTIYSLVLSFTQWRITTGDAPRFVGFDNYSQILADPAFWNSVRVTFTFVVFSVAIEFALAFLLALVFFRGLPGEKIMRSLILLPMLCAPVVIGLLARFSLEPNFGIVNQLMRSVGLPTTEFLGSPDLALPTLIAIDIWQWTPFLFLIFLAAMQGIPEDIIEASKLDGATWPRIVWHQFLPLLKYPIMVGLLLRLIDTFRVYDIVFMTTRGGPIDVTSTMSWQIYDVGFRSFTISYAAAYSWLMLIIVLTMMNFLIRRMAVRA; via the coding sequence ATGTCGCCTGGCCTGCTTTTTCTCGCGGCGATCGCGATCTATCCGACGATCTATTCTCTGGTGCTCTCGTTCACGCAGTGGAGGATCACAACCGGGGACGCGCCAAGATTTGTCGGCTTCGACAACTACTCGCAAATCCTCGCGGACCCGGCCTTCTGGAACTCGGTACGGGTTACTTTCACCTTCGTGGTCTTCTCAGTAGCGATCGAGTTCGCCCTGGCTTTCCTCCTGGCACTTGTCTTCTTCCGTGGTTTGCCGGGTGAAAAGATCATGCGATCCCTCATCCTTTTGCCGATGTTGTGCGCTCCCGTCGTCATCGGACTCCTCGCACGTTTCTCGCTAGAGCCCAACTTCGGCATCGTCAATCAGCTGATGCGCTCAGTCGGTCTGCCTACCACGGAATTCCTTGGGAGCCCCGATTTGGCGCTGCCTACACTGATTGCTATCGACATCTGGCAGTGGACGCCCTTCCTATTTCTCATATTTCTTGCAGCGATGCAGGGCATACCCGAGGACATTATTGAGGCGTCGAAGCTGGATGGGGCCACCTGGCCGCGTATCGTCTGGCATCAGTTTTTGCCCCTGCTCAAGTACCCGATCATGGTGGGCCTTCTTCTGCGCCTAATTGACACGTTCCGTGTCTATGACATCGTCTTCATGACGACCCGGGGCGGCCCGATTGACGTGACGTCGACCATGTCCTGGCAGATATACGACGTCGGGTTCCGGTCCTTCACTATTTCCTATGCGGCGGCATATTCATGGCTCATGCTCATCATCGTCCTCACGATGATGAACTTCCTGATTCGACGAATGGCGGTGAGAGCATGA
- a CDS encoding ABC transporter substrate-binding protein, translating to MKKPLSRPARTRAIVGVTLASALIATGCAAGTPESSGDQVTLNAIFLPATWGTVVAEQLAPQYEEETGVRVNVELIGRDAIYERMATLFASQDSSYDIFNLDYNWIPDFGTGGHLVALDSALTPEDREDFLPLALDVSTWDGELLGIPQTVHPAVLWYNSALYADEETRDDYLAETGVELAPPATMDEWLQQVVFFDGRVFEGQELSGWAAQAARGFGNVHTWLSFAFSYDCKPFNDDYTESTLSTPECIEATERWAEMMQYMPAGANEFTYDNVTAAAQQGTIATAVQWSWGQFAVDDPSNSQTVGQWDVVEMPEGPRGTSAGHLAAWTISVSKYSENIDEAIKFVTWLQTQENDVFQASNGAGDPVRISSYSSPELLDQTLEGTDVLRFRRLPVVLDAMQTAQPRPLFPGQESWETVLSTELSAISLGQRSVEEGLARADETQNRAFSQ from the coding sequence ATGAAGAAACCTCTGAGTCGTCCGGCCAGGACTCGCGCCATCGTCGGCGTGACTCTGGCGTCGGCCCTCATCGCAACCGGCTGCGCAGCCGGCACTCCGGAATCAAGTGGCGATCAGGTAACCCTGAACGCAATCTTTCTTCCCGCCACGTGGGGCACAGTTGTCGCTGAACAACTCGCTCCCCAATACGAGGAGGAGACCGGTGTGCGCGTCAATGTCGAACTCATTGGTCGCGATGCGATTTACGAGCGAATGGCCACCTTGTTCGCGAGTCAGGACTCGAGCTATGACATCTTCAACCTCGACTACAACTGGATTCCGGACTTTGGAACCGGCGGGCACCTAGTAGCTCTCGACAGTGCGCTGACACCGGAAGATCGAGAGGACTTCCTTCCCCTGGCCCTCGACGTTTCGACGTGGGACGGGGAGCTGCTCGGTATTCCTCAGACGGTCCACCCTGCAGTGCTGTGGTACAACTCCGCGCTGTATGCAGACGAGGAGACCCGAGATGACTACCTTGCGGAGACAGGCGTCGAGTTGGCACCACCCGCCACTATGGACGAGTGGCTGCAGCAAGTCGTGTTTTTCGATGGCCGCGTCTTCGAGGGTCAGGAACTCTCCGGTTGGGCGGCGCAAGCGGCCCGCGGGTTTGGGAACGTGCACACCTGGCTCAGTTTCGCATTCAGCTATGACTGCAAACCCTTTAACGACGACTACACCGAGTCGACCCTGAGCACCCCGGAGTGTATCGAAGCGACCGAGCGCTGGGCAGAGATGATGCAGTACATGCCCGCGGGCGCCAATGAGTTCACGTATGACAACGTGACAGCTGCCGCACAGCAAGGCACCATTGCCACTGCCGTTCAGTGGTCATGGGGTCAGTTCGCTGTGGATGACCCGTCGAACTCCCAGACGGTTGGTCAATGGGATGTCGTTGAGATGCCGGAGGGGCCTCGCGGAACGAGTGCTGGACACCTTGCCGCCTGGACAATTTCGGTGTCGAAGTATTCTGAGAACATCGACGAAGCGATCAAGTTCGTTACCTGGCTCCAGACACAAGAGAACGATGTGTTCCAGGCATCGAATGGTGCGGGAGATCCTGTTCGCATCTCGAGCTACTCGAGTCCAGAACTGCTAGACCAGACGCTCGAAGGCACCGATGTGTTGCGGTTCCGCCGTCTGCCGGTCGTGCTCGACGCTATGCAGACCGCCCAGCCACGACCTCTCTTCCCCGGTCAGGAAAGCTGGGAAACAGTGCTCAGCACGGAACTGAGCGCGATCTCGCTGGGACAGCGGTCTGTCGAAGAGGGCTTGGCCCGAGCGGACGAGACCCAAAATCGGGCCTTCTCCCAGTGA
- a CDS encoding zinc-dependent alcohol dehydrogenase family protein, with product MTLTMKAVRLHGPGDLRLDDVPVPFPGHGEVRIAVWRSGICGTDLHIAKGTFPAPNLPLTLGHEFSGVVDAVGPGVDGIHEGAQVVADINVSCGHCYYCTRGQKLFCPAVAQLGVHRAGGLAEYVLAPATNIHVLPNGIDLDAAAYVEPLACAIHGQDRIGINVGETVLVIGGGPMGLAHIVLARLNGASRVIVSEPDATRRALAADLGADDVINPLASDIELSLPELTSGVGPDVVIEAVGSVRTYETAVALVRRGGRILAYGAAPQDASMTLRPFDIYSKELTIVGSYAGTYDTWPRAIALIAQGRFAPAKIVDSIRPLSEAVDAIKALEHDRSTIKVHISIADR from the coding sequence ATGACACTCACGATGAAGGCTGTTCGGCTGCACGGCCCCGGTGACCTTCGACTCGACGACGTGCCGGTGCCTTTTCCGGGCCACGGCGAAGTCCGTATCGCGGTCTGGAGAAGCGGCATCTGCGGCACAGACCTGCACATCGCCAAAGGGACCTTTCCGGCTCCTAACCTTCCGTTGACGCTGGGCCACGAGTTTTCCGGAGTCGTTGATGCCGTGGGGCCTGGTGTGGACGGCATTCACGAAGGTGCGCAGGTGGTGGCCGACATCAACGTGTCTTGCGGGCACTGCTACTACTGCACGCGAGGACAGAAGCTCTTCTGTCCCGCGGTCGCCCAATTGGGTGTTCATCGTGCGGGCGGGCTCGCCGAATATGTCCTGGCGCCCGCGACGAACATTCATGTTCTTCCGAACGGAATTGACCTCGACGCGGCAGCCTATGTCGAACCCCTGGCATGTGCGATCCACGGACAGGATCGAATCGGCATCAATGTAGGGGAGACCGTACTGGTAATCGGTGGAGGACCCATGGGCCTTGCGCACATCGTCCTAGCCCGGCTCAATGGCGCGAGCCGCGTCATTGTCTCCGAGCCTGATGCAACTCGCCGAGCGCTCGCAGCTGACTTGGGAGCAGACGACGTCATCAATCCTCTTGCCTCTGACATCGAACTCTCGCTCCCCGAACTGACCAGCGGGGTGGGACCCGATGTGGTCATCGAAGCGGTCGGAAGCGTGCGCACCTACGAGACAGCTGTGGCTCTCGTTCGCCGGGGGGGTCGAATACTCGCTTATGGTGCCGCGCCCCAGGACGCATCCATGACTCTGCGCCCGTTTGACATCTATTCAAAAGAACTCACGATCGTTGGATCCTACGCAGGTACCTACGACACGTGGCCCCGAGCAATCGCTCTCATCGCCCAAGGCCGATTCGCCCCCGCCAAGATCGTGGATTCGATTCGTCCTCTCAGCGAAGCCGTCGACGCCATCAAGGCACTTGAGCATGATCGCTCCACGATCAAGGTCCACATTTCCATCGCCGACCGATGA